A genomic region of Aeropyrum pernix K1 contains the following coding sequences:
- a CDS encoding 50S ribosomal protein L2, whose protein sequence is MGKRLRQQRAGRGTPTYRSRAHIHPGPAKYPPLSGDTLRGKVVELIHDPGRYVPLARVVREDGVEFLMPAAEGMYVGQIIEIGPAAKPEAGNILPLGKIPEGTEVFNVELRPGDGGKLARQAGSYALVVGRAGAKTILRLPSGKDKEVPNDSRATIGIPAGAGRIEKPIMKAGFAYHKWKVKARKWPRVRGVAMNAVDHPFGGGRHQHKGRPSTVARTAPPGRKVGHIAARRTGRRKR, encoded by the coding sequence ATGGGCAAGAGGCTGAGGCAGCAGAGGGCCGGCAGGGGAACGCCGACGTATCGAAGCAGGGCCCATATACACCCGGGCCCGGCTAAATACCCCCCACTTTCAGGAGACACTTTAAGAGGAAAGGTAGTAGAGCTGATACACGACCCCGGCCGCTATGTGCCGCTTGCCAGGGTTGTGAGGGAGGATGGCGTAGAGTTTCTCATGCCAGCTGCTGAGGGAATGTACGTCGGGCAGATTATAGAGATCGGGCCCGCTGCAAAGCCGGAGGCTGGCAACATACTCCCCCTAGGCAAAATACCCGAGGGCACGGAAGTATTCAACGTCGAGCTCAGGCCTGGAGACGGCGGCAAGCTGGCCAGACAAGCCGGGAGCTACGCCCTAGTGGTGGGTAGGGCTGGCGCCAAGACCATTCTACGGCTGCCCAGCGGGAAGGATAAAGAGGTCCCCAACGACTCTAGGGCAACCATCGGCATACCAGCGGGTGCGGGTAGGATAGAGAAGCCTATAATGAAGGCTGGCTTCGCATACCACAAGTGGAAGGTTAAGGCTAGGAAGTGGCCTAGGGTTAGGGGTGTGGCTATGAACGCCGTAGACCACCCCTTCGGAGGCGGGAGGCACCAGCATAAGGGCAGGCCTTCCACAGTCGCCAGGACGGCCCCGCCTGGAAGGAAGGTGGGCCATATAGCTGCCAGGAGGACTGGGAGGAGGAAGAGGTAG
- a CDS encoding class I SAM-dependent methyltransferase: protein MSDRSLEGKGAVIREKYEATCSGYDELYRAEQYEKFFVALKRVRPQGRVLDAGCGTGLLLEYMASYGSLDAVDLFTCLDYSPCMLSIARFRIGVLCGNGSCIALEGNVEKLPFGSGVFDTVYSFTVLDLVDDLWRAVKELIRVSRGPVVVSMLKRLPYKDELLAAGAQILGVTSKDVIMRIDVLRGRVD from the coding sequence TTGTCCGATAGAAGCCTGGAGGGTAAGGGAGCTGTAATCAGGGAGAAGTACGAGGCGACATGCAGCGGTTATGACGAGCTGTATAGGGCTGAACAGTATGAGAAGTTTTTCGTTGCCCTAAAGAGGGTTAGGCCCCAGGGTAGGGTGTTGGATGCTGGCTGCGGGACTGGACTCCTCCTCGAGTATATGGCCTCCTATGGCTCCCTAGACGCTGTAGACTTGTTTACATGCCTCGACTACAGCCCTTGCATGTTAAGTATAGCCCGGTTTAGGATTGGGGTTCTATGCGGCAACGGGAGCTGCATAGCCTTGGAGGGTAATGTTGAGAAGCTCCCCTTCGGCAGTGGAGTGTTTGACACCGTCTACAGCTTCACAGTCCTCGACCTCGTGGACGATTTGTGGAGAGCTGTTAAGGAGCTCATAAGGGTATCAAGGGGGCCTGTGGTGGTGAGCATGCTAAAGAGGCTCCCCTATAAGGATGAGCTCCTCGCGGCAGGGGCCCAGATTTTAGGTGTAACAAGTAAGGATGTTATCATGAGGATAGACGTTCTAAGGGGTAGGGTAGATTGA
- a CDS encoding nucleotidyltransferase domain-containing protein — MEVEYSPEHWLLLREKRRKALEIVRALSRTVHPGLAVVHGSVARGDVHPGSDVDVAIVEPVPPGLVEEALEASGFTVYKRIIVMATPRSTPKAYLVLDPPEERVVSLPLARLQPREREFYMWGGEVDAAGLERGVRSPGVTKRLILVVPTPRGHVEEPVLGNEGRVAEVLGISLETVRERVRVLTRRRELGRTGVYIKVELPPEEPFEEAVRRLSASNPFFRRMMSDRSR; from the coding sequence GTGGAGGTGGAGTACTCCCCGGAGCACTGGCTCCTCCTAAGGGAAAAACGGAGGAAGGCGCTAGAGATTGTTAGGGCTCTCTCCCGCACAGTCCACCCCGGTCTGGCGGTTGTCCACGGCAGCGTGGCCAGGGGGGATGTCCACCCTGGCAGCGATGTTGACGTGGCTATAGTGGAGCCTGTCCCGCCCGGGCTTGTGGAGGAGGCTCTCGAGGCCTCAGGATTCACGGTTTACAAGAGGATAATAGTCATGGCGACGCCCCGTAGCACTCCCAAGGCATACCTGGTCCTAGACCCCCCAGAGGAGAGGGTGGTCAGCCTGCCCCTAGCAAGGCTTCAACCTAGGGAGAGGGAGTTCTACATGTGGGGCGGCGAGGTTGATGCTGCTGGGCTTGAAAGAGGCGTCAGATCTCCGGGTGTTACTAAGAGGCTCATCCTTGTAGTTCCAACCCCACGTGGACATGTTGAGGAGCCTGTGTTGGGTAACGAGGGGAGGGTGGCTGAGGTCCTCGGCATAAGCCTGGAGACGGTCAGGGAGAGGGTTAGGGTATTGACGAGAAGGCGAGAGCTAGGTAGAACAGGGGTCTACATTAAAGTTGAGCTGCCGCCGGAAGAGCCGTTCGAGGAAGCTGTCAGGAGGCTCTCAGCGTCAAACCCGTTCTTTAGGAGGATGATGTCCGACAGGAGCCGCTAG
- a CDS encoding ATP-binding protein produces MPGAIDIVTIIIMSAAAGLLYRKTLSNRAAILSRRAGKLLRVEGEEGSRRPVVLLARDNPENVEGLGDRLYSLAMRTPAPVSIFYSYIPVEKSRLVETLEEEIKRVEFKYSTTRLGRYRSALALLESLYKEAVATGSPRLGRLGAVVWIEEGADDSKAIQFKSMLEAEVGVKFDVVAGDWSPASLAEAGARHLNPRFRPEGSIPRGGEILLGVSAETGGPVALRWPRDLEAHMLVVGPTGRGKTVLLAGLAVQLALLSEVEGDPLGVVVVDPKGDLAELLEPLTTFLLEPRDTGQLPVPGATIPPVSPLTVYSLRRLEGSDRNAAAQAVASSLVEYALSPGGRGRLVLIVDEAWRLSRSTSFFEGIAREGRSRGLYGVFATQSPGDLPEAIEFNAGVVAAFGGKARGYVESVSRLGVGGGLVELGVGEAVVRMPGGRLQTVRIPPFNEYLKKARGTNGVEG; encoded by the coding sequence GTGCCTGGCGCAATAGATATAGTAACAATCATAATAATGTCAGCGGCGGCCGGCTTGCTATATAGGAAAACCTTGTCGAACAGGGCTGCAATACTGTCACGGAGGGCTGGTAAGCTCCTCAGGGTTGAGGGTGAGGAAGGCTCGAGGAGGCCCGTTGTCCTTCTAGCTAGAGATAATCCGGAGAACGTTGAGGGATTGGGAGATAGGCTATACTCCCTTGCTATGCGGACTCCTGCTCCAGTCTCCATATTCTACAGCTACATACCTGTGGAGAAGTCCAGGCTCGTGGAGACTCTCGAGGAGGAGATAAAGAGAGTAGAATTCAAATACTCGACAACAAGGCTAGGGAGGTATAGGTCTGCTCTTGCACTACTAGAGTCCCTCTATAAGGAGGCCGTTGCCACGGGATCCCCCAGGCTAGGCAGGCTCGGTGCAGTCGTCTGGATAGAGGAAGGCGCAGACGATAGTAAGGCCATACAGTTCAAGTCGATGCTCGAAGCAGAGGTAGGTGTAAAGTTCGATGTTGTAGCGGGCGACTGGTCTCCCGCGTCCCTGGCGGAAGCGGGGGCAAGGCACCTAAACCCCCGGTTCAGGCCTGAGGGGAGCATACCCCGGGGAGGCGAGATCCTACTGGGGGTATCCGCTGAGACGGGCGGTCCCGTCGCTTTACGCTGGCCCCGCGATTTGGAGGCTCACATGCTGGTCGTAGGCCCTACTGGCAGGGGGAAAACCGTTCTCCTAGCCGGACTGGCTGTTCAGCTGGCGCTCCTGTCAGAGGTTGAAGGCGATCCTCTTGGGGTTGTCGTCGTAGACCCTAAGGGCGACTTGGCGGAGCTGCTTGAGCCTCTTACAACCTTCCTGCTAGAGCCGCGGGATACCGGTCAGCTGCCCGTCCCCGGGGCTACCATACCGCCTGTATCCCCTCTCACCGTCTACAGCCTAAGACGGCTCGAGGGAAGTGATAGGAACGCTGCGGCGCAGGCGGTAGCATCCTCTCTAGTCGAGTACGCCTTATCGCCGGGGGGGAGGGGTAGGCTTGTGCTCATAGTCGACGAGGCCTGGAGGCTCTCCCGCTCGACATCGTTCTTTGAGGGTATAGCTAGGGAAGGTAGGAGCCGGGGGCTATACGGCGTTTTCGCGACACAGTCTCCAGGAGATCTGCCTGAGGCTATCGAGTTTAACGCAGGGGTTGTTGCAGCATTCGGTGGGAAGGCCAGAGGCTACGTCGAGTCAGTTTCACGGCTGGGCGTCGGGGGTGGGCTCGTAGAGCTGGGCGTCGGAGAGGCCGTTGTTAGGATGCCCGGTGGTAGGCTCCAAACAGTAAGGATACCACCGTTCAATGAATACCTTAAAAAGGCCCGGGGCACCAATGGGGTTGAAGGGTAG